Proteins from a single region of Thermotoga maritima MSB8:
- a CDS encoding competence/damage-inducible protein A: MKKAAIITIGSELLEGLILNKNAQFLCQELKNLGYRVVKVSTVGDDLISISEEVKTLLLKVDLLILTGGLGPTQDDLTRDAVAKVLNRSLKLNEELLSKIKEKIKKYHSEIPQNIERQALVIDGAEVLDNPVGSAPGQLLTVDGKIVILLPGPPRELIPMFNALKDRLRTPDALYQVVLKYYSIPEAVLEDLLKDILYSQNIVEVATMADHVEGVRLRLTTHMKNKEYLDEMVKKILDKTGEHLYGVNDEKMEEVVVRLLKDRKKTLAVAESCTGGMLSSLVVNVPGASEVFIGGVVAYSNDLKKHILGVREDTLKKHGAVSEECVQEMTEGLKKLTGADICVSISGIAGPSGGTPEKPVGTVFIDIFEHEHITMRYNFTGDRNMIRTRSAMMALENLRKYLKGRERV, from the coding sequence ATGAAGAAAGCAGCGATCATCACTATCGGAAGTGAACTGCTGGAAGGTTTGATACTCAACAAAAACGCACAGTTTCTCTGCCAGGAATTGAAGAATCTGGGATATAGAGTTGTCAAGGTATCAACGGTAGGAGATGATTTGATCTCCATCTCAGAAGAAGTGAAAACCCTCCTTCTCAAGGTCGATCTACTCATCCTCACAGGAGGACTCGGCCCCACACAGGACGATCTCACCCGGGATGCAGTCGCAAAAGTGCTGAACAGGAGTCTCAAACTCAATGAAGAACTCCTCTCGAAGATAAAAGAGAAGATAAAAAAATACCATTCTGAAATACCGCAGAACATTGAAAGACAGGCTTTAGTAATAGACGGTGCCGAAGTTCTGGACAACCCTGTGGGAAGTGCTCCAGGACAACTCCTCACTGTGGATGGGAAAATCGTGATTCTCCTGCCGGGACCTCCCAGAGAGCTGATCCCCATGTTCAACGCACTGAAAGATCGATTGAGAACTCCAGATGCCCTGTATCAGGTTGTTTTGAAATACTACAGCATTCCCGAAGCCGTTCTCGAAGATCTTTTGAAAGATATTCTTTACTCCCAGAACATAGTGGAAGTAGCCACCATGGCCGATCATGTAGAAGGAGTACGACTCAGATTGACCACCCATATGAAGAACAAAGAATATCTGGACGAGATGGTGAAAAAGATTCTCGATAAGACTGGCGAACACCTCTACGGTGTAAACGACGAAAAGATGGAAGAAGTCGTGGTTAGACTCCTGAAAGACAGGAAAAAAACGCTCGCCGTTGCAGAATCCTGCACGGGTGGCATGCTCTCATCTTTGGTGGTGAACGTGCCGGGGGCTTCAGAGGTTTTCATAGGAGGTGTGGTAGCCTACAGCAACGATCTGAAAAAACACATCCTCGGTGTTAGAGAGGACACTCTCAAAAAACACGGTGCGGTGAGCGAAGAATGTGTACAGGAGATGACGGAGGGGCTAAAAAAACTCACCGGTGCAGATATCTGCGTCTCTATCTCCGGAATAGCAGGCCCATCAGGTGGTACTCCGGAGAAACCCGTAGGTACAGTTTTCATAGATATCTTTGAACATGAACACATTACTATGAGGTATAATTTTACAGGCGATCGAAACATGATAAGAACCAGATCCGCTATGATGGCCCTGGAAAACCTCAGAAAATACTTGAAGGGGCGTGAAAGAGTATGA
- a CDS encoding protein-L-isoaspartate O-methyltransferase gives MREKLFWILKKYGVSDHIAKAFLEIPREEFLTKSYPLSYVYEDIVLVSYDDGEEYSTSSQPSLMALFMEWVGLDKGMRVLEIGGGTGYNAAVMSRVVGEKGLVVSVEYSRKICEIAKRNVERLGIENVIFVCGDGYYGVPEFSPYDVIFVTVGVDEVPETWFTQLKEGGRVIVPINLKLSRRQPAFLFKKKDPYLVGNYKLETRFITAGGNLGNLLERNRKLLREFPFNREILLVRSHIFVELVDLLTRRLTEIDGTFYYAGPNGVVEFLDDRMRIYGDAPEIENLLTQWESCGYRSFEYLMLHVGYNAFSHISCSI, from the coding sequence ATGAGAGAAAAGCTCTTTTGGATTCTTAAAAAGTACGGTGTGAGCGATCACATCGCGAAGGCTTTTCTGGAAATACCCCGTGAGGAGTTCCTGACGAAGTCCTACCCACTCTCTTACGTTTACGAGGATATCGTTCTGGTTTCCTACGATGATGGAGAAGAATACAGCACTTCCAGTCAGCCCTCTTTGATGGCGCTGTTTATGGAGTGGGTGGGTCTGGACAAAGGAATGAGAGTCCTCGAAATAGGCGGAGGAACGGGTTACAACGCTGCCGTGATGAGCAGAGTTGTGGGTGAGAAAGGCCTTGTGGTCTCCGTGGAATATTCGAGGAAAATCTGCGAGATCGCGAAAAGGAACGTGGAACGCCTTGGAATAGAGAACGTTATTTTTGTCTGTGGCGATGGATACTACGGTGTTCCGGAGTTTTCCCCGTACGATGTTATCTTCGTAACAGTCGGTGTGGATGAGGTGCCGGAGACGTGGTTCACTCAACTCAAAGAAGGTGGGAGGGTGATAGTACCTATCAATTTGAAACTTTCAAGAAGACAGCCCGCTTTCCTGTTCAAAAAAAAGGATCCGTATCTTGTGGGAAACTACAAACTGGAAACCAGGTTCATAACGGCAGGGGGCAATCTCGGAAATCTTCTCGAGAGGAACAGAAAGCTTTTGAGAGAATTTCCATTCAACAGAGAGATCTTACTCGTACGTTCTCATATCTTCGTGGAGCTGGTGGATCTCCTCACCAGGAGACTCACAGAGATTGATGGAACGTTCTACTACGCTGGGCCAAACGGCGTGGTAGAGTTTCTCGATGACAGGATGAGAATCTACGGGGACGCTCCAGAGATAGAGAACCTTTTAACTCAGTGGGAAAGCTGCGGCTACAGGAGCTTCGAGTATCTCATGCTTCATGTGGGTTACAACGCTTTTTCACATATATCCTGTTCTATTTGA
- a CDS encoding ABC transporter ATP-binding protein translates to MIEVHNLWKEYNGKEKVTALKGINLRINTGEFVVILGPSGSGKTTLLNCLSGVDRPTRGTVIIHGTDLYTLSEEERTRFRAENMGFVFQFFNLVPVLTAIENVELPLLILGVNRKEARERAFEILRKVGLAHKCDRFPEELSGGEKQRVAIARAIVHNPKVIWADEPTGALDNETGRMIIDLLMEMKENSTLVVVTHDERIAEKADRVIRIRDGQIEQDICEKAL, encoded by the coding sequence TTGATCGAGGTTCACAATCTGTGGAAGGAATACAATGGGAAAGAGAAAGTAACAGCCTTGAAGGGTATAAATCTAAGAATAAACACGGGAGAGTTTGTTGTGATACTGGGCCCCTCCGGTTCTGGAAAGACAACGCTTCTGAATTGTCTTTCTGGTGTGGATCGCCCTACAAGGGGAACTGTGATAATCCATGGAACAGACCTGTACACGCTCTCAGAAGAGGAAAGAACGAGGTTCAGAGCGGAAAACATGGGGTTTGTGTTCCAGTTCTTCAATCTCGTTCCTGTCCTCACCGCCATTGAAAATGTGGAACTACCTCTGCTCATTCTGGGTGTGAACAGAAAAGAGGCAAGAGAACGAGCCTTCGAAATCTTGAGGAAAGTGGGGCTGGCTCACAAGTGCGACAGGTTCCCCGAAGAACTCTCCGGAGGGGAAAAACAGCGTGTCGCCATCGCGAGGGCCATCGTCCACAATCCAAAAGTCATATGGGCAGATGAACCCACCGGTGCTCTGGACAACGAGACGGGGAGAATGATCATAGATCTTCTGATGGAAATGAAGGAGAATTCCACACTGGTGGTCGTGACTCACGATGAAAGAATAGCAGAGAAAGCGGACCGGGTTATAAGAATAAGAGACGGTCAAATAGAACAGGATATATGTGAAAAAGCGTTGTAA
- a CDS encoding FtsX-like permease family protein, translated as MILKIALRNFTKNLKISLVVILGLAISLSLVTGALSLSDSINVWKWERIEENFGNADAVAEPKSPSFLFFSFATSKIDDSEIENLKKQVKGVLPVSEDSARLNSTLDVLVIATEPEYLSDFVGESLTLNPGEALVGKSIAELMNLKVGDRITLLFSSGSKEFTVVKIGEKGFLNFKGESASLSGTVFINVKDFDGVFPTKCYLHYDLPVEKHEETTIETNLRVRNIKYSFLKSPINKSLAYVTLAFSGISIFVGFLVFYMFCEDVIRDRSSTLVTLRKIGLRKMEEWGILLLEGFMYSLISASVGVLIGIFVGKFLLSRFQEVVDVISSSFFHFDKIGFHLSISTLLLSLGLGVLFPMFLFFLKAREITGKPPIYREMREQLDVSWKLVIFAVLLSFVLFFSELRVFSVVLLSLIIAIKLRNPFIMMALGTLNLGMGLFSSLNLQSEKAFIFSSLNKGSAIFFGVTLLVFSVVLLSKNVFNNLMSRGNLSLLIGLSYVQRFPKKGITVSLTFAFLIFSVTVFNILSASADRFVQEKVKGGLFGYNFLVLENPFRSLLAKTSLPVHEELKDPSRVYLYTLKTERGEKMIAFVDESFFRNSTLKLLRGSARSLEASDTALIGDPVDLEEITGTLKSILPLGGRKEVKFKVAGIYNKNDYLVPIDMIAPISNVPSDVKPLSLLLGRVEESSASSVKQFYFSKFAYPFFLDEEFKKLYSGIEGLVSVIKFIFLFGFLSASSGLLLFVLKSYFSRIKIMGTLRAVGMKINQLVASFLIEHLFFLFGGILIGTVSGVLMGYFVSEAMSESLGTFMVSVPTASILLSLLTVIALASAVMVIPSLMMSKLSPLEAMKEGE; from the coding sequence GTGATCTTGAAAATCGCTCTGAGAAACTTCACAAAAAATTTGAAAATCTCCCTCGTTGTGATCTTAGGATTGGCCATCAGCTTGTCACTGGTAACGGGAGCGCTGTCCCTTTCGGATTCGATAAACGTGTGGAAATGGGAAAGGATAGAAGAAAACTTCGGCAACGCAGATGCCGTGGCGGAGCCAAAAAGCCCTTCCTTTCTCTTTTTCTCATTTGCAACCTCAAAAATCGACGATTCTGAAATAGAAAACCTGAAAAAACAAGTGAAAGGTGTTCTCCCGGTCTCAGAAGACAGCGCCAGGCTAAACAGCACTCTGGACGTTCTCGTGATAGCCACAGAACCGGAATACCTCTCAGATTTCGTTGGCGAGTCACTGACTTTGAATCCAGGAGAGGCCTTAGTTGGAAAATCCATCGCAGAACTGATGAACTTGAAGGTGGGAGACAGAATCACACTGCTTTTCTCATCGGGGAGTAAGGAATTCACCGTTGTAAAAATCGGTGAGAAAGGTTTTTTGAATTTCAAAGGCGAATCGGCGAGCCTCTCGGGAACTGTTTTCATCAACGTGAAAGATTTTGACGGAGTTTTTCCCACGAAGTGTTACCTTCACTACGATCTTCCGGTTGAAAAGCACGAAGAAACAACCATAGAAACAAATCTCAGGGTGAGGAATATAAAGTACAGCTTTCTCAAATCTCCGATCAACAAATCCCTTGCCTACGTGACACTCGCCTTTTCCGGTATTTCGATCTTCGTTGGTTTCCTGGTTTTTTACATGTTCTGTGAGGACGTGATAAGAGACAGGAGCTCCACACTCGTGACTCTGCGAAAGATAGGACTAAGAAAGATGGAAGAGTGGGGAATACTGCTTTTGGAAGGATTCATGTATTCTTTGATATCGGCATCAGTGGGTGTGTTGATCGGAATTTTCGTCGGAAAGTTTCTTTTGAGTCGTTTTCAGGAAGTCGTTGATGTGATCTCATCTTCGTTTTTCCACTTTGATAAAATAGGATTTCACCTTTCGATCAGTACACTTCTTCTTTCCCTTGGACTCGGGGTTCTTTTCCCGATGTTCCTTTTCTTTCTGAAAGCGAGAGAAATAACGGGAAAACCACCCATTTACAGAGAAATGAGAGAACAGCTGGATGTCTCTTGGAAACTCGTGATCTTTGCTGTGCTTTTGAGTTTCGTTCTTTTCTTCTCCGAACTTCGGGTGTTTTCTGTGGTTTTGCTGTCACTGATCATCGCCATCAAACTCAGAAATCCATTCATCATGATGGCTCTCGGTACTTTGAATCTCGGTATGGGGCTCTTTTCCAGTTTGAATCTTCAAAGTGAGAAAGCCTTCATCTTTTCATCTCTGAACAAAGGGTCCGCCATTTTCTTTGGTGTGACTCTTCTGGTTTTTTCGGTGGTTCTTCTTTCAAAAAACGTTTTCAACAACCTCATGTCCAGGGGCAATCTTTCCCTACTGATAGGATTGTCCTACGTCCAGCGCTTTCCGAAGAAAGGCATCACAGTTTCCCTGACCTTCGCTTTCCTGATTTTCTCCGTCACTGTTTTCAATATACTATCGGCCAGCGCGGACCGATTCGTTCAAGAAAAGGTGAAAGGAGGACTCTTTGGATACAACTTTCTGGTTCTGGAAAATCCATTCAGGTCCTTGTTGGCGAAAACATCTCTTCCCGTCCACGAGGAACTGAAAGATCCTTCCAGAGTTTACCTCTACACTTTGAAAACGGAAAGAGGAGAAAAAATGATCGCTTTCGTTGATGAATCGTTCTTTAGAAACTCAACGCTGAAGCTTCTCCGGGGATCTGCGAGATCTCTGGAAGCCTCTGATACCGCCTTGATAGGAGATCCCGTTGATCTTGAAGAAATAACAGGTACTCTGAAGTCCATCCTTCCGCTCGGTGGAAGAAAAGAAGTTAAGTTTAAAGTAGCGGGGATCTACAACAAGAACGATTATCTGGTTCCGATCGACATGATTGCACCGATTTCAAACGTTCCCAGTGACGTAAAACCCCTATCCCTGCTCCTTGGAAGAGTTGAAGAGAGCAGTGCTTCCAGCGTGAAACAGTTTTACTTTTCAAAGTTTGCCTATCCTTTCTTTTTGGATGAAGAATTCAAAAAACTCTACAGCGGAATAGAGGGGCTCGTCAGCGTGATAAAGTTCATTTTCCTGTTTGGATTCTTATCCGCCTCCTCCGGGCTCTTACTCTTCGTTCTGAAATCGTATTTTTCCAGGATAAAGATAATGGGAACACTCCGTGCCGTGGGGATGAAAATAAACCAGCTGGTAGCTTCTTTCCTGATAGAACACCTTTTCTTCCTCTTCGGAGGAATACTCATAGGTACCGTCTCAGGTGTTCTCATGGGGTATTTCGTTTCAGAAGCGATGTCTGAAAGCCTCGGAACTTTCATGGTTTCCGTACCAACAGCTTCTATCCTTCTTTCGCTCCTCACAGTGATCGCCCTTGCTTCAGCCGTTATGGTGATACCGAGCCTCATGATGTCAAAACTCTCACCACTCGAAGCCATGAAGGAAGGAGAGTGA
- the rsmG gene encoding 16S rRNA (guanine(527)-N(7))-methyltransferase RsmG, producing MDSVKNILLEYGLRFQEPQIEKVDKYIEELLGVPYNLTAHRDLDSAVHKNVVEILLPLKEELKGTLLDVGSGNGVPGLILAIFFSKLKVVLLDSREKSVNFLRGVIEKLDLENVSVVKERAENFSKERREEFDYVTARAVARLNVLVEICTPALKTGGKLLFYKGPSYIEELKEAQRAMKELKVELEKVREYSLKTGERRALLILRKYESSPEKYPRRVGVPFKRPLL from the coding sequence TTGGATTCAGTAAAGAACATTCTTCTCGAGTACGGACTGAGATTTCAAGAACCGCAGATAGAAAAGGTAGATAAGTACATTGAGGAACTCCTGGGAGTTCCCTACAATCTCACCGCTCACAGGGATTTAGACTCTGCTGTCCATAAAAATGTTGTAGAAATTCTCCTTCCTTTGAAAGAAGAACTGAAAGGGACACTCCTGGACGTGGGATCAGGCAATGGTGTCCCAGGGCTTATTTTAGCGATCTTTTTCTCGAAACTCAAGGTGGTACTTCTGGATTCAAGAGAAAAGTCGGTGAATTTCCTCAGAGGAGTGATAGAAAAGCTGGATCTGGAAAATGTCTCTGTTGTCAAAGAGAGGGCAGAGAACTTCTCTAAAGAGAGGCGAGAGGAATTCGATTACGTAACAGCCAGGGCCGTGGCGCGATTGAACGTTCTGGTGGAGATCTGCACTCCAGCACTGAAAACTGGTGGAAAACTTCTTTTCTACAAAGGACCTTCATACATAGAAGAGTTGAAAGAGGCGCAGAGAGCCATGAAAGAGCTGAAGGTGGAACTCGAAAAGGTACGAGAGTATTCTCTAAAAACCGGCGAAAGAAGGGCGCTATTGATACTCAGAAAATACGAGAGTTCTCCTGAAAAATATCCAAGGAGGGTGGGTGTACCATTCAAGAGGCCTTTGTTGTGA
- a CDS encoding lipoate--protein ligase family protein, with protein sequence MIEKGVFPGALNMAIDSLMAEWSANMNSVLFRFYGWKRPTVSLGRFQKEDGINVPDWIDVVRRPSGGRALLHHREITYCLAVPKKINFGKLSVLEFHRLVHSLIRDALVEAGLHAELSSKRRGNTALCFDAPSRYEIVINGVKVVGSAQFRTAESIVEHGSIVLKQDIDLLKTIFGEDVPPLKGILDLYDVDVKALEERILAQFEKVFGTSRKIQLDSSMLKEARERSPLYEVRRR encoded by the coding sequence GTGATTGAAAAAGGTGTTTTTCCTGGAGCGTTGAACATGGCCATCGATAGTCTGATGGCGGAGTGGTCCGCGAATATGAACTCGGTGTTGTTCAGATTCTACGGTTGGAAAAGGCCCACCGTTTCTCTGGGTCGTTTTCAAAAGGAAGACGGAATAAACGTTCCTGATTGGATAGATGTTGTGAGAAGACCTTCCGGAGGCAGGGCTCTGCTCCATCACCGGGAGATCACCTATTGTTTAGCAGTCCCTAAAAAAATAAATTTTGGGAAGCTTTCTGTTTTGGAATTTCACAGGCTTGTACACAGTTTGATAAGGGACGCTCTTGTGGAAGCCGGGTTGCACGCCGAGTTGTCAAGCAAAAGGCGGGGAAACACGGCGCTTTGTTTTGATGCTCCGTCGAGGTACGAGATCGTTATCAACGGTGTCAAAGTGGTGGGAAGTGCCCAGTTCAGAACGGCCGAGTCCATCGTTGAACATGGATCCATAGTTTTGAAGCAGGATATCGATCTTCTGAAAACCATCTTTGGCGAGGACGTTCCTCCTTTGAAGGGCATCCTGGATCTCTACGATGTTGATGTGAAGGCTCTGGAAGAAAGAATCTTAGCGCAGTTTGAGAAGGTTTTCGGTACTTCGAGGAAGATACAGCTGGACAGCAGTATGTTGAAAGAAGCGAGGGAAAGATCCCCTCTTTATGAGGTGAGGAGGAGATAG
- the rsmI gene encoding 16S rRNA (cytidine(1402)-2'-O)-methyltransferase — protein MGKLIIVGTPIGNLEDITIRALKTLREVDLILAEDTRRTMVLLNKYRIKKPLLSFNERNSKKRIKEILPLLKEGKKVAIVSDAGMPVISDPGYNLVEECWREGIEVDIVPGPSALTSAVAVSGFPGSKFIFEGFLPRGKNRRRLLKSLKKENRVIVFFESPERLLSTLRDILEIIGDREVFIAREMTKLHQEFFRGKVSEAISHFEKKKPLGEITVVLSGKE, from the coding sequence TTGGGGAAGCTGATCATAGTGGGAACACCTATAGGGAACCTCGAAGATATCACCATCAGGGCTTTGAAGACGCTCAGGGAGGTTGACCTGATACTTGCGGAGGACACCAGAAGAACAATGGTTCTTCTCAACAAATACAGAATAAAAAAACCGCTTCTTTCTTTCAACGAGAGGAACTCGAAGAAAAGAATAAAAGAAATTCTGCCGCTTCTCAAGGAAGGGAAGAAAGTAGCCATTGTCAGCGACGCGGGAATGCCGGTGATCTCCGATCCGGGATACAACCTCGTGGAGGAATGCTGGAGGGAAGGCATAGAGGTGGATATCGTTCCGGGACCGAGTGCTCTGACGAGTGCCGTCGCGGTGAGCGGATTTCCCGGCTCGAAGTTCATCTTCGAGGGTTTTTTGCCGCGCGGAAAAAACAGAAGAAGACTCCTCAAATCCTTGAAGAAAGAAAACAGAGTAATCGTGTTTTTCGAGTCACCGGAAAGGTTACTCTCAACTCTGAGAGATATTCTGGAGATAATTGGGGATCGAGAAGTGTTCATCGCAAGAGAAATGACGAAGCTTCATCAGGAATTCTTCAGAGGAAAGGTGAGCGAGGCCATTTCGCACTTTGAAAAGAAGAAACCTCTCGGTGAGATTACAGTGGTGCTATCTGGGAAGGAGTGA
- a CDS encoding MarR family winged helix-turn-helix transcriptional regulator gives MKQPFERILREICFMVKVEGRKVLRDFGITPAQFDILQKIYFEGPKRPGELSVLLGVAKSTVTGLVKRLEADGYLTRTPDPADRRAYFLVITRKGEEVIEKVIERRENFIEKITSDLGKEKSSKILDYLKELKGVMERNFSKQ, from the coding sequence GTGAAGCAACCTTTTGAAAGAATTCTCAGAGAGATCTGTTTCATGGTGAAGGTGGAAGGCAGAAAGGTGTTGAGAGACTTCGGCATAACACCGGCTCAGTTCGACATTCTTCAGAAGATCTATTTCGAAGGTCCCAAACGTCCAGGAGAACTCAGTGTTCTGCTGGGAGTTGCGAAGAGCACGGTGACCGGTCTGGTGAAAAGACTCGAGGCGGACGGTTATCTGACGCGCACTCCAGACCCCGCGGACCGGAGAGCCTACTTTCTGGTTATAACGAGAAAAGGAGAGGAGGTCATAGAAAAGGTCATCGAACGAAGGGAGAATTTCATCGAGAAGATCACAAGCGATCTTGGTAAAGAAAAATCCTCAAAGATACTCGACTATCTGAAGGAGTTGAAGGGCGTTATGGAGAGAAATTTTTCCAAACAATAA
- a CDS encoding S-layer homology domain-containing protein yields MRKILVLGLVVISILLLSQNIKDLEPDSPFFEAVNYVVKAGIMELDDKGNFRGALLVTRYDVAQYIYRLVMRFELEKLKEKLPLLDELDIVKAATIALDERTSNLEKNYNSLNSRVDSAVLEITSAASEVSELKTKIDSLEEAFNNLSLAFTSFKQETAGIDSEILRRIDVVEKNLKKLEESSKQNTSRLTLLEKNLENVSKEMTSLKEAVTQISSDTRSLLTWKQDAGEDILMLKGRTGSLSEELNQLRKELDSLSSDVVNLKNEMNQKVSVVSSRVSAQEEKVSDLEKSILQITAKFQMLESSVENLKSDLENLNKRFSGLEESVAEDQQNRTTMESEIQDLKKQVSDLSKKIERLSSDLTALSQRVEEKEKSSLQMDISTLMVIGAGALALLLGIILLAGR; encoded by the coding sequence TTGAGAAAGATACTTGTTCTTGGGTTGGTAGTGATAAGCATTCTCCTGCTTTCACAGAACATAAAGGATTTAGAACCAGACTCTCCGTTTTTCGAAGCCGTGAACTACGTGGTGAAAGCAGGCATTATGGAGCTCGATGACAAGGGGAACTTCAGGGGAGCGCTCCTCGTGACTCGATACGACGTGGCGCAGTACATCTACAGACTGGTCATGAGATTCGAACTTGAAAAACTCAAAGAAAAGCTCCCGCTGCTCGATGAGCTCGATATTGTAAAAGCAGCCACGATCGCTCTCGATGAACGAACTTCCAATCTGGAAAAGAACTACAATTCTTTGAACTCTCGTGTCGATTCTGCTGTACTCGAAATTACCTCCGCGGCGAGTGAAGTTTCAGAGTTGAAGACAAAGATCGATTCTCTGGAAGAAGCGTTCAACAATTTATCTCTGGCTTTCACCAGCTTCAAGCAGGAAACGGCTGGAATAGATTCGGAGATACTGAGGAGAATAGACGTTGTGGAAAAAAACCTCAAGAAGCTTGAAGAGAGTTCAAAACAGAATACCTCGAGACTGACTCTTCTGGAAAAGAATCTGGAAAACGTGTCAAAAGAGATGACTTCTCTTAAAGAAGCGGTCACTCAAATCAGTTCAGACACACGCAGTCTTCTCACCTGGAAACAGGACGCGGGCGAGGATATCCTCATGCTGAAGGGAAGAACAGGAAGTCTTTCAGAAGAGTTGAACCAGCTTCGCAAAGAATTGGACTCACTCTCCTCGGATGTGGTGAATCTGAAAAACGAAATGAACCAGAAGGTTTCTGTCGTTTCCAGCAGAGTCTCCGCTCAGGAGGAAAAGGTCTCTGATCTGGAAAAGAGTATCCTTCAGATAACAGCAAAATTTCAGATGCTGGAGTCCAGCGTGGAAAACCTGAAAAGCGATCTGGAAAACCTGAATAAACGTTTCTCCGGACTGGAAGAATCCGTCGCTGAAGATCAGCAAAACAGAACGACAATGGAGAGTGAAATCCAGGATCTGAAAAAGCAGGTGAGCGACCTTTCAAAGAAGATCGAAAGGCTCTCTTCGGACCTGACAGCACTTTCTCAGAGGGTGGAAGAAAAAGAGAAATCTTCGCTCCAGATGGATATCAGTACGCTGATGGTGATCGGCGCCGGTGCTCTTGCCCTTCTTCTGGGAATCATTCTTCTTGCGGGGCGATGA
- a CDS encoding patatin-like phospholipase family protein: MSVTKGIAFAAGGVKGATHIAFLERSGDVFDVVTGSSIGAVVGGLYALYGEPALVKDITFSLMKKHFEDLKKTESENTWRGLFQRSLFKADLLFSVLKEAFGRKKFSDCKKTLGVVVFDTENMDSLLVTEGFLIDAVVASSSVPGYFEPIWIGGTPSLDGGVLAPTPVSQARELGADFVVASAFNRERKDGFKNHFEMFFVMDRWKEILLEREELSKADFVVIHDVNEPWNAFDKYEEIYRKALKNLRGVILPW, from the coding sequence ATGAGCGTGACAAAGGGAATAGCGTTCGCAGCGGGAGGAGTCAAAGGGGCGACTCACATAGCTTTCCTGGAAAGATCTGGAGACGTGTTCGATGTGGTCACTGGATCCTCGATAGGAGCCGTTGTAGGAGGTCTGTACGCGCTCTACGGAGAGCCCGCTTTGGTGAAAGACATCACCTTTTCCCTTATGAAGAAACACTTCGAAGACCTGAAAAAGACGGAATCGGAGAACACCTGGAGAGGATTGTTTCAGCGCTCTCTTTTCAAGGCGGACCTGCTGTTTTCTGTTCTCAAAGAGGCTTTTGGTAGAAAGAAATTTTCTGACTGCAAGAAGACGCTCGGTGTTGTGGTCTTCGATACAGAAAACATGGATTCTCTCCTTGTGACAGAAGGATTTCTGATAGATGCCGTCGTAGCGAGCAGTTCTGTGCCGGGATATTTCGAGCCGATCTGGATAGGAGGGACTCCCTCTCTGGATGGTGGGGTTCTTGCACCCACACCGGTTTCTCAGGCGCGGGAACTCGGAGCAGACTTCGTCGTAGCTTCCGCTTTCAACAGAGAGAGAAAAGACGGATTTAAGAATCATTTCGAGATGTTCTTTGTGATGGACAGGTGGAAGGAGATACTCCTGGAAAGGGAAGAACTTTCAAAAGCGGATTTTGTGGTGATACACGATGTGAACGAGCCCTGGAACGCCTTTGATAAGTACGAAGAAATCTACAGAAAGGCACTTAAAAATCTAAGGGGAGTGATTTTACCCTGGTAA
- a CDS encoding LptA/OstA family protein translates to MKKSLIAFFILVSLFAFSKTIHIKADFVKPSDERIEYSGSVVLKIEEENFTLNADNLIVKKLSGKWRITEASSSVTVTLEDGELKGDTLIYDVETRVGTITGNVKGEFIDKTSTETIYIECEQITFDLEEDVFQGAGKVKIQKGSVEANSEEVVYKRKDGIIELLRSVRLKDKEKDLEMEAERVVMDLEEDTMEASSVTVTLEVE, encoded by the coding sequence GTGAAAAAGTCGTTGATCGCGTTCTTCATCCTTGTGAGTCTTTTCGCATTCTCGAAGACGATCCACATAAAAGCAGATTTTGTGAAGCCTTCCGATGAGAGGATAGAGTATTCCGGAAGCGTTGTTCTCAAGATCGAAGAAGAGAACTTTACGCTGAACGCTGACAATTTGATCGTGAAAAAACTGAGTGGAAAGTGGAGAATAACAGAAGCGAGTTCATCTGTAACTGTGACCCTTGAAGACGGGGAGCTGAAAGGAGACACTCTCATTTACGATGTGGAGACCAGAGTAGGAACTATCACAGGAAATGTGAAAGGTGAGTTCATCGATAAAACCAGTACAGAAACGATCTATATAGAGTGCGAACAAATCACCTTCGATCTTGAAGAGGACGTTTTCCAGGGAGCTGGAAAGGTGAAGATTCAAAAGGGTTCAGTTGAGGCAAATTCCGAAGAGGTGGTTTACAAAAGAAAAGACGGCATCATAGAACTCCTCCGCAGTGTGAGGTTGAAGGATAAAGAAAAAGATCTGGAGATGGAAGCAGAGAGAGTGGTCATGGATCTTGAAGAAGATACGATGGAAGCGAGTTCCGTGACCGTCACCTTAGAGGTGGAGTGA